The following coding sequences are from one Anabaena sphaerica FACHB-251 window:
- a CDS encoding glycerophosphodiester phosphodiesterase, with protein MANILSVKLPLILAHRGASGYRPEHTLSAYQLAIDLGADYIEPDLVITKDGILIARHENEISETTEVANHPEFAHLQTTKIIDGEIKKGWFTEDFTLAELKTLTAKERIPQLRLQNTAYNGCLTIPTLQEIIDLVQNQSLKNGRVIGIYPETKHPTYFKSIGLPLETTLLAILQQTNLPVFIQSFEVSNLQELAKKTDFPLVQLINDSGQPYDFVITGEPRTYQDIIKPAGLKEIAEYAQVIGVNKNLIIPRDSTGKLLSSTSLIRDAHQAGLQVHAWTFRNENYFLPLDFQDNPQEEYKLFFKLGIDGVFSDFTDTAVAVREATITKTN; from the coding sequence ATGGCAAATATATTATCAGTTAAACTCCCACTTATTCTTGCTCATAGAGGTGCAAGCGGATACCGACCCGAACATACTTTGTCCGCATATCAATTAGCGATTGATTTAGGTGCTGATTATATTGAACCAGATTTAGTTATTACCAAAGATGGTATTTTAATTGCGCGTCATGAAAATGAAATATCAGAAACTACGGAGGTTGCTAATCATCCTGAATTTGCTCATTTGCAAACTACGAAAATAATTGATGGTGAAATTAAAAAAGGTTGGTTTACCGAAGATTTCACATTAGCAGAATTAAAAACATTAACAGCTAAAGAACGTATTCCCCAACTACGTCTCCAAAATACTGCATATAATGGATGTTTAACAATTCCTACACTACAAGAAATCATTGATTTAGTCCAGAATCAAAGTTTAAAAAATGGTCGTGTTATTGGTATTTACCCAGAGACCAAACATCCAACATACTTTAAGTCAATTGGTTTGCCATTAGAGACAACTCTATTGGCAATTTTACAACAAACTAATTTGCCTGTATTTATTCAATCCTTTGAAGTTAGTAACCTGCAAGAACTAGCCAAAAAAACAGATTTTCCTTTAGTACAATTAATCAATGATTCAGGTCAACCTTATGATTTTGTCATCACTGGGGAACCTCGCACATATCAAGACATAATCAAGCCAGCTGGTTTAAAAGAAATTGCTGAATATGCACAAGTAATAGGAGTCAATAAAAACTTAATAATACCCAGAGATAGTACAGGTAAATTACTATCATCAACATCTTTAATTAGAGATGCTCATCAAGCTGGTTTACAAGTTCATGCTTGGACATTCCGCAACGAAAATTACTTCTTACCTTTAGATTTTCAAGACAACCCCCAAGAGGAATATAAACTGTTTTTTAAGTTAGGTATCGATGGAGTATTTAGTGACTTTACAGATACTGCTGTAGCTGTGAGAGAAGCTACTATAACTAAAACTAATTGA
- a CDS encoding response regulator encodes MNISEKQESMKLIEQFQICTQLRYNGRLDIKNSQGKVWSLYYQFGQLVWATGGTHPYRRWMRNINQNFPGIDINKVKNDSTVKSIDFWDYLLLFELYKNNVIQSEQLKKIVVNTIKEILFDIYQQGKSSTFTFERKPEIVLDITILSTSTRMLLKQTQEEWNNWIIAGMSSISPHLSPVVIRPEHLRQAVSAVVYKNFERLMNGNYTLCDLAIKMNQNVLALTRSLVPYIRQGIMELREVPDLPLLFNSLTHNDAGKLKSKSKVPLVACVDDSLHFCKLLEQIITSNGMRFTSIQDPVQALPNLIQKKPDLIFLDLIMPTVNGHELCAQLRCSSIFAKTPIVILTGSDGVFDQARSKVYGATDFINKSVASDKVLVTINKHLGMTLPAEMPVLVG; translated from the coding sequence ATGAATATTTCTGAAAAGCAGGAATCGATGAAACTAATTGAACAGTTTCAAATTTGTACGCAACTTAGGTACAACGGCAGACTAGATATTAAAAATTCTCAGGGTAAAGTCTGGAGCTTATATTACCAATTTGGACAGCTAGTTTGGGCAACAGGAGGAACGCATCCTTATCGTCGTTGGATGAGAAATATAAATCAGAATTTTCCTGGTATAGATATTAATAAAGTAAAGAATGACTCAACAGTTAAATCGATAGATTTCTGGGATTATCTCCTATTGTTCGAGTTATATAAGAATAATGTCATCCAGTCTGAGCAGCTGAAAAAAATTGTGGTCAATACGATCAAAGAAATTTTGTTTGATATTTATCAACAAGGAAAATCTTCAACTTTCACATTTGAACGCAAACCAGAAATAGTCTTAGATATCACAATCCTTTCCACAAGCACCAGGATGCTACTTAAACAAACGCAAGAGGAATGGAATAACTGGATAATAGCAGGAATGTCCAGCATTTCTCCCCATTTGTCACCAGTAGTAATAAGACCTGAACATCTGCGTCAAGCAGTTAGTGCGGTGGTATACAAAAATTTTGAGAGGTTAATGAATGGTAACTACACTCTGTGTGATTTAGCTATAAAAATGAACCAGAATGTTTTAGCCCTTACTCGTTCATTGGTGCCATACATTCGCCAGGGAATTATGGAACTGAGAGAAGTCCCTGATTTACCTTTACTATTTAATAGTTTGACACACAATGATGCTGGTAAATTAAAAAGTAAGAGCAAAGTACCTCTAGTAGCTTGTGTTGATGATAGCCTCCATTTTTGCAAATTGTTAGAGCAGATTATTACCTCTAATGGTATGAGGTTTACTAGTATTCAAGATCCTGTGCAAGCTCTACCAAATCTAATTCAAAAAAAACCTGACTTAATTTTTTTGGATTTGATTATGCCAACTGTTAATGGACATGAACTCTGCGCTCAATTACGATGTAGTTCTATTTTTGCAAAGACACCAATTGTGATCTTGACAGGAAGTGATGGCGTTTTTGATCAAGCAAGGTCTAAGGTTTATGGTGCAACAGATTTTATTAATAAATCTGTGGCTTCGGATAAGGTTTTAGTGACAATAAATAAGCATTTAGGAATGACCTTACCTGCTGAGATGCCCGTGCTTGTTGGTTAA
- the ligA gene encoding NAD-dependent DNA ligase LigA → MVQTQPEAKRVEELRRLLQQASYAYYVLDAPIMEDTVYDRLYRELQELETNYPELITPDSPTQRIGERPATHFTSVRHNIPLYSLENAFNIEELQTWEQRWRRHLPSQYSAGEVEYVAELKIDGAALALTYQNGILVRGATRGDGVMGEDITQNVRTIRSIPLRLNFDGLENIEKVEVRGEVFLPLEVFKQINEKRQKAGEQLFANPRNAVAGTLRQLDSRIVAQRQLDFFAYTLHITGMDDSSIANTQWEALELLQRLGFRVDTNHKLCHSLNEVAEYYQYWDTERLNSPYMTDGVVVKLNAFKLQEQLGFTQKFPRWAIALKYAAEEAPTRVENITVNVGRTGALTPLAEMRPVQLAGTTVSRATLHNSDRITQLDIRIGDTVIVRKAGEIIPEVVRVIKELRPAHTQPFIMPTHCPVCGQQVVRESGEAVTRCVNASCAAILKGEIEHWVSRDALDIKGMGEKLVHQLVDKELVHSVGDLYDLTEDKLCGLERMGKKSAQKLVSAIAQSKNQPWSRVLYGLGIRHVGSVNAQLLTEKFTTVEQLTAARQSDIEGVYGIGAEIAQSVSQWFLTPANQTLISRLQAIGLQLANTEAPKAAGETNPNFAGKTFVVTGTLPTLKRDEAKALIQKAGGKVTDSISKKTDFLVVGADAGSKLEKAQSLGITQLNEAQLLEMLEN, encoded by the coding sequence ATGGTGCAAACTCAGCCTGAAGCCAAGCGTGTAGAAGAATTGCGGCGGTTATTACAACAAGCCAGCTATGCTTACTATGTTCTAGATGCACCAATAATGGAAGATACAGTTTATGACAGACTGTATCGAGAATTACAAGAATTAGAAACGAACTATCCAGAATTAATCACTCCTGATAGTCCAACTCAGCGCATAGGTGAGCGACCTGCGACTCATTTTACCTCTGTACGGCATAATATACCCCTCTATAGTTTGGAAAATGCTTTTAATATTGAGGAGTTGCAAACATGGGAACAGCGTTGGCGGCGACACTTGCCGTCTCAGTATTCTGCCGGTGAAGTTGAATATGTAGCGGAATTGAAAATTGATGGTGCTGCTTTGGCACTGACTTACCAAAATGGTATTCTGGTGAGAGGTGCGACTAGAGGGGATGGGGTGATGGGTGAAGACATTACCCAAAATGTGCGGACTATTCGCTCAATTCCCTTACGTTTGAATTTTGACGGGTTAGAAAATATTGAAAAGGTGGAAGTACGGGGAGAGGTATTTTTACCTTTGGAGGTGTTTAAACAAATTAATGAGAAAAGGCAAAAAGCAGGTGAGCAGTTATTTGCTAATCCTCGTAATGCTGTAGCTGGTACACTTAGACAATTAGATTCCCGCATTGTTGCACAGCGTCAGTTAGATTTTTTTGCTTATACGCTGCATATTACGGGGATGGATGACTCTAGTATTGCCAATACCCAATGGGAAGCTTTGGAATTGTTGCAAAGGCTGGGTTTTCGCGTTGATACGAACCATAAACTCTGTCATTCTCTCAATGAAGTGGCAGAATATTACCAATATTGGGATACTGAACGGCTAAATTCACCCTATATGACGGATGGGGTGGTGGTAAAATTAAATGCTTTTAAGCTGCAAGAACAACTGGGGTTTACACAGAAGTTTCCCCGGTGGGCGATCGCTCTTAAATATGCAGCCGAGGAAGCCCCTACCCGTGTAGAAAATATTACTGTAAATGTGGGCAGAACCGGAGCTTTAACACCGTTGGCGGAAATGCGCCCAGTACAATTAGCAGGAACTACTGTTTCTCGTGCTACTTTACATAACAGCGATCGCATTACTCAATTAGATATCCGCATCGGTGATACTGTCATTGTTCGCAAAGCTGGGGAAATTATCCCGGAAGTGGTACGAGTAATTAAAGAACTCCGTCCCGCACATACTCAACCTTTTATTATGCCTACCCATTGTCCCGTATGTGGTCAACAGGTGGTGCGGGAGTCAGGGGAAGCGGTGACAAGATGTGTAAACGCTTCCTGTGCTGCTATTCTCAAAGGAGAGATTGAACATTGGGTGAGTCGTGATGCTTTAGATATTAAAGGTATGGGTGAGAAACTGGTGCATCAACTAGTAGATAAAGAGTTGGTGCATTCTGTTGGCGATTTATACGACTTGACAGAAGACAAGTTATGTGGATTGGAAAGGATGGGTAAGAAGTCAGCACAAAAGTTAGTCAGTGCGATCGCTCAATCCAAAAATCAACCTTGGTCTAGGGTATTATATGGTTTAGGCATTCGTCACGTAGGTAGCGTCAACGCCCAATTATTAACCGAGAAATTTACCACAGTTGAACAGTTGACAGCCGCTAGACAATCAGATATTGAAGGTGTTTATGGTATCGGTGCAGAAATTGCTCAATCAGTTTCTCAATGGTTTCTCACCCCTGCCAATCAAACTTTGATTTCTCGTCTTCAAGCAATAGGTTTGCAATTAGCCAACACCGAAGCACCGAAAGCAGCAGGTGAAACAAATCCCAATTTTGCTGGTAAAACCTTTGTGGTAACAGGTACTTTACCCACCTTAAAACGGGATGAAGCAAAAGCATTAATTCAAAAAGCTGGTGGTAAAGTCACTGATTCTATTAGTAAAAAAACTGATTTTTTGGTTGTAGGTGCAGATGCAGGATCTAAATTAGAAAAAGCCCAATCTTTAGGAATTACACAGTTAAATGAAGCACAATTGTTAGAGATGTTGGAAAATTAA
- a CDS encoding GNAT family N-acetyltransferase, producing MKSEFQYTTLSHPEDIKQLGSILNQSFITSPSDEELYINCIGAENFRIIHHNQYIAGGLATLNMGQWWGGKRVPMTGIASVGIAPEYRGDGAALALMQHTIQELYAQEVPISVLYPATQTLYRKVGFEQGGSYCIWEILTDSIQVWEQPLPVQPVMLTDHQIFHDLYQQQAQLIPGYLDRNSALWQLLTQSNDQQKVYAYFIGSQQQPQGYIIFNQERTEDGAILKVIDWVVLTDAAAQTFWSFLFKHRSQIKKVQWKSSVIDSLKLLLPEPIAKISLQKLWMLRVINLFKALEMRGYPAGIQAELHLDIKDDLLPANNGKFILSVVNGCGKVTKGGKGELQLDIRGLAPLYTGLFSPHQLQQLGKLDATESALSAATQIFTSVSPGMANFF from the coding sequence ATGAAATCTGAATTTCAATACACCACACTCTCTCACCCAGAAGATATTAAACAACTAGGATCTATCCTCAACCAGTCTTTTATCACTTCACCTAGTGACGAGGAATTATACATCAATTGTATTGGCGCAGAAAACTTCCGCATTATCCATCACAATCAATATATTGCTGGTGGACTGGCAACTTTAAACATGGGACAATGGTGGGGAGGAAAGCGTGTACCGATGACAGGAATAGCCTCAGTTGGTATTGCTCCAGAATATCGTGGAGATGGTGCAGCTTTAGCTTTAATGCAACATACCATCCAAGAACTTTATGCTCAAGAAGTACCTATTTCCGTCCTCTATCCAGCTACACAAACCCTATACCGAAAAGTTGGATTTGAGCAAGGGGGTAGTTATTGCATTTGGGAAATTCTCACTGATAGTATTCAGGTGTGGGAACAACCTTTACCTGTGCAACCTGTAATGTTGACTGATCATCAAATATTTCATGATTTATATCAGCAACAAGCACAATTAATTCCCGGATATTTAGACAGAAATTCAGCACTTTGGCAACTACTCACTCAATCAAATGATCAGCAAAAAGTTTATGCTTATTTTATTGGTTCTCAACAACAACCCCAAGGCTACATCATCTTTAACCAAGAACGAACAGAAGATGGCGCAATATTAAAAGTAATAGATTGGGTAGTTCTCACAGATGCTGCTGCACAAACTTTCTGGTCTTTTTTGTTCAAGCATCGCTCCCAAATTAAAAAAGTGCAATGGAAAAGTAGTGTAATTGATTCCTTAAAATTGCTGTTACCAGAACCAATTGCCAAAATATCACTTCAGAAACTTTGGATGCTGAGGGTGATAAATTTATTTAAGGCTTTGGAAATGCGGGGTTATCCAGCGGGAATTCAAGCTGAACTGCACTTAGACATTAAAGATGATTTGCTACCTGCAAATAACGGTAAATTTATTCTGTCTGTCGTCAATGGATGTGGTAAAGTGACCAAGGGTGGAAAGGGTGAGCTACAGTTAGATATTAGAGGACTAGCACCACTGTACACAGGTTTATTTTCCCCTCATCAGTTGCAGCAATTAGGAAAACTGGATGCTACAGAATCAGCACTTTCAGCTGCTACGCAAATATTTACCAGTGTTTCCCCTGGGATGGCTAATTTCTTTTGA
- a CDS encoding DMT family transporter, whose protein sequence is MHQTSGRWRLGLGLSLLTVFLWGILPIALKVTLQALDVYTIIWFRFLMSFVLLGIYLFVQKKLPTLEQLRSSSGKLLAIATIFLGGNYFLFMQGLALTTAANAEVLIQLATVLLGFGGLVIFKERYTLWQWLGVSLLTLGFLLFFKSQITNLITAQGQYLLGSGLILLGAVSWAIYALAQKQLLQSLSSYHIMLIIYGGCALLFTPFAKINTIFNLDILPLSMLLFCGLNTLIAYGAFAESLEHWEASRVSAVVTLAPIITLIAVWLVADIFPNLIPPEHITLIGIIGALLVVSGSAAIALGKSEK, encoded by the coding sequence ATGCATCAAACTTCGGGTCGCTGGCGTTTAGGACTAGGTTTATCGTTACTAACGGTGTTTTTATGGGGAATTTTACCAATAGCCTTAAAGGTAACGCTACAAGCCCTAGATGTCTACACCATCATTTGGTTTCGCTTTTTGATGTCGTTTGTATTGCTGGGAATTTATTTATTTGTACAGAAAAAATTACCAACTCTAGAACAATTACGTTCTAGTTCTGGAAAATTATTAGCAATAGCGACAATATTTTTGGGAGGAAATTATTTTCTCTTCATGCAAGGTTTAGCATTAACCACAGCTGCTAACGCAGAAGTGCTAATTCAGTTAGCTACTGTTTTATTGGGTTTTGGTGGTTTAGTTATTTTTAAAGAACGTTATACATTATGGCAATGGCTTGGTGTTAGTCTCTTAACGTTAGGTTTTCTGTTGTTTTTTAAATCTCAAATCACAAATTTAATAACAGCACAGGGACAATATCTTTTAGGAAGTGGATTAATTTTATTAGGTGCTGTTTCATGGGCTATTTATGCCTTGGCACAAAAGCAGCTATTACAATCTTTATCATCCTATCATATTATGCTGATAATTTATGGTGGATGTGCTTTATTATTTACTCCCTTTGCCAAAATAAATACAATTTTTAATCTGGATATTTTGCCTTTATCAATGCTGCTATTTTGTGGTTTAAATACTTTAATTGCCTATGGTGCTTTCGCTGAATCATTAGAACATTGGGAAGCTTCCAGAGTTAGTGCAGTCGTAACTTTAGCTCCCATTATCACTTTAATAGCCGTTTGGTTGGTTGCAGACATTTTTCCTAATCTCATTCCCCCGGAACACATTACCTTAATAGGAATTATTGGCGCTTTGTTAGTTGTTTCTGGTTCTGCGGCGATCGCTTTAGGCAAATCTGAAAAATAG